In the Lascolabacillus massiliensis genome, one interval contains:
- a CDS encoding carbohydrate kinase family protein yields MNNIIVGLGEILWDIFSDQKVLGGAPANFAYHVSQQGYKGYIVSSIGNDEFGSEIISLLKDKNLNYIIDINDYPTGVVNIKLNSYGEPQYEIVEDVAWENMLFTKEMEDLARKTSAVCFGTLAQRSLLSHNTINKFLNTVPENCIKIFDINLRQNFYSKSIIQGSLEKADILKLNDHEINVMAELYNMKEMKEQEICLKLKDLFSLEIVILTKGTNGSFIFSNNEISFLHTPKVNVVDTVGAGDAFTAAFITSYLKGKPIKEAHKSAVEVSAFVCRQQGAMPKF; encoded by the coding sequence ATGAACAACATAATCGTAGGACTGGGAGAGATTCTCTGGGATATTTTTTCAGATCAGAAAGTTTTAGGTGGAGCCCCCGCCAATTTTGCATATCATGTTTCACAACAGGGATATAAAGGTTATATAGTGAGTTCTATTGGAAATGATGAGTTTGGTAGTGAAATAATCAGCCTGCTTAAAGATAAAAATCTAAATTATATAATAGATATTAACGATTATCCAACAGGTGTTGTGAATATTAAATTAAATAGTTACGGTGAACCGCAATATGAAATAGTAGAAGATGTGGCCTGGGAAAATATGCTTTTTACCAAAGAAATGGAAGATCTGGCAAGAAAAACCTCAGCAGTATGTTTTGGTACTTTAGCACAGCGAAGCCTTTTATCTCACAATACAATCAACAAATTTCTAAACACTGTTCCTGAAAACTGCATAAAGATTTTTGATATTAACCTACGCCAAAATTTTTATAGTAAAAGCATTATACAAGGCTCATTGGAAAAAGCTGATATTTTAAAATTGAATGATCATGAAATTAATGTAATGGCAGAACTTTATAACATGAAAGAGATGAAAGAACAGGAGATTTGTCTCAAACTTAAAGATCTGTTTTCACTTGAAATAGTTATTCTTACAAAAGGTACCAATGGTAGTTTTATATTCAGTAATAATGAAATATCATTTCTGCATACTCCCAAAGTAAATGTTGTTGACACTGTAGGTGCAGGCGATGCATTTACTGCTGCTTTTATAACATCATACCTTAAAGGCAAGCCAATAAAAGAAGCCCATAAATCAGCCGTAGAAGTTTCGGCATTTGTTTGTCGTCAACAAGGTGCAATGCCCAAATTTTAA
- a CDS encoding acyltransferase family protein: MSIKPSASFTDTKPHYQILNGLRGVAAIMVIFYHIFEAFATSSMDQKFNHGYLAVDFFFVLSGFVIGYAYDDRWGKMNISGFFRRRLIRLQPMVIMGAFLGLITFLIQGGEAWDGSKVSILMIASAFLLHIFLLPAMPGSGVEVRGNGEMFPLNGPSWSLFFEYIGNIFYALFLRRLSTKGLKAVVILSGIGLFTFAVGNFSGFWHLGVGWTLADNNFIGGMLRLLYTFSAGLLMSRLFKPGKIKGAFIICSVVIVFLLSMPFIGSSDELWINGLYDAICTIIVFPFLVYIGASGKLKSKTSERLSKFLGDISYPLYMVHYPFMYLFYSWVWKNGLTFSEVWPVAIVLLIGNILLAWIILKIYDIPVRKYLSKRS; encoded by the coding sequence ATGTCAATTAAACCCTCTGCATCGTTTACTGATACTAAACCACATTATCAGATACTCAACGGATTACGTGGCGTGGCCGCAATTATGGTAATATTCTATCATATATTTGAAGCTTTTGCAACAAGTTCAATGGATCAGAAATTTAATCACGGTTATTTGGCTGTCGATTTTTTCTTTGTTCTGTCAGGCTTTGTAATTGGTTATGCATATGATGACAGGTGGGGGAAAATGAATATTAGTGGTTTTTTCCGCAGAAGATTAATTCGTTTGCAGCCAATGGTTATAATGGGTGCATTTTTAGGTTTGATTACATTTCTTATTCAGGGCGGAGAAGCATGGGACGGCTCTAAAGTTTCGATCCTGATGATAGCTTCTGCATTTCTTCTGCACATTTTTCTGTTACCTGCTATGCCGGGTAGTGGTGTGGAAGTACGTGGAAATGGAGAGATGTTTCCTTTGAACGGACCTAGCTGGTCGCTTTTTTTTGAATATATAGGTAATATATTTTATGCACTTTTCCTTCGCCGCTTATCTACTAAGGGACTTAAGGCTGTAGTGATTTTGTCAGGAATCGGTCTTTTTACTTTTGCTGTTGGCAATTTTTCCGGTTTTTGGCACTTGGGGGTAGGGTGGACCCTCGCAGACAATAATTTCATTGGAGGAATGCTGCGATTGCTTTATACCTTTTCAGCCGGATTATTAATGTCACGTCTGTTTAAACCTGGAAAAATTAAGGGAGCTTTCATAATATGCAGTGTTGTAATAGTTTTTCTGCTTTCGATGCCCTTTATTGGAAGTAGTGATGAGCTATGGATAAATGGTTTATATGATGCAATTTGCACTATAATTGTTTTCCCTTTTCTGGTATATATAGGTGCATCAGGAAAACTAAAGAGTAAAACTTCGGAGCGTTTATCTAAATTTCTTGGAGATATTTCGTATCCTCTTTACATGGTACACTATCCATTTATGTATCTTTTCTACTCATGGGTATGGAAAAATGGATTAACATTTTCGGAGGTATGGCCAGTGGCAATAGTACTCTTGATTGGTAATATATTATTGGCCTGGATTATTTTGAAAATATATGATATACCTGTGAGAAAATACCTTTCAAAACGTTCTTAA